A portion of the Chaetodon trifascialis isolate fChaTrf1 chromosome 7, fChaTrf1.hap1, whole genome shotgun sequence genome contains these proteins:
- the rbp5 gene encoding retinol-binding protein 5 yields the protein MSKPDYTGTYHMVEQENMDGYLAALDINFALRKIVCLLKPTKEITHDPSTGAMKIRTLTTFKNFNMDFTIGKEFTEDLGPVDGRTCQTTVSWEGEKLVCVQRGEKEGRGWTHWLENDKLHLEMRVQDVVAKQVFKKAD from the exons ATGTCGAAACCTGATTACACTGGCACGTATCATATGGTGGAGCAGGAAAATATGGACGGCTACCTCGCAGCTTTGG ATATTAATTTCGCTCTGAGGAAGATTGTGTGCCTGTTGAAGCCCACCAAAGAGATCACCCACGACCCGTCCACGGGGGCCATGAAGATCCGCACCCTCACCACCTTCAAGAACTTCAACATGGATTTCACTATCGGAAAAGAGTTCACCGAAGACCTGGGGCCAGTGGACGGCCGTACCTGTCAG ACTACAGTGAGCTGGGAAGGAGAGAAACTGGTGTGTGTACAGCGAGGCGAGAAAGAAGGCCGAGGCTGGACACACTGGCTGGAGAACGACAAGCTGCACTTG GAGATGAGAGTTCAAGACGTGGTTGCCAAGCAAGTCTTCAAGAAGGCTGATTGA